One Algibacter sp. L3A6 genomic region harbors:
- a CDS encoding sulfatase-like hydrolase/transferase has protein sequence MKTINLITSLLFTIILAHSCKTNGDNKPIENKETLPNIIFIFADDWGYSDLGIHGSSFCETPNLDKMAAEGIDFQNFSVVNPVCSPSRVGVMTGQFPARHSVHGHFASVESHIKRGMPDWLDPKAPSMPRMLKNAGYTTAHFGKWHLSNTHVADSPSPLEYGYDEYGAFNLPSNLHQMHADSTLYKTIDFAKRHKDQPFFINAWIHATHTPHYPKEKYMDKFSHLSEQQQVYAAVVAEYDERIGELFKTLKDLGIDNNTLVLFSSDNGPEITGTKLKTDDNSTGPGLGTYYSVGEAKELKGEKRSLFAGGVRIPFIVRWPETIPSGIVNKTTELSTVDLLPTFVNLAQTDLPDGYQPDGVNILSALKGEAFKRDKAIYWNWLYSSNRPDFWPSSAIQEDNWKLLTNNKLEKIELYNISSDWAEQKDVSTEYPEKVRDLMMKLETFEKTLPKGPPTNCFSKARLKNETLNIQ, from the coding sequence ATGAAAACCATTAATCTAATTACATCTTTATTATTTACTATTATACTTGCGCACAGTTGCAAAACAAATGGCGACAATAAACCAATTGAAAATAAAGAAACGCTACCTAATATCATTTTTATATTTGCTGATGATTGGGGCTATAGTGATTTAGGAATTCATGGGAGTTCATTTTGTGAAACACCTAATCTTGATAAAATGGCAGCAGAGGGAATTGACTTTCAAAATTTCTCTGTAGTCAATCCTGTTTGCTCTCCTAGTAGAGTTGGAGTCATGACTGGTCAATTCCCTGCAAGACATAGTGTACATGGTCATTTTGCATCTGTTGAATCTCATATCAAAAGAGGTATGCCAGATTGGTTAGACCCAAAGGCTCCTTCTATGCCCCGTATGCTAAAAAATGCTGGATATACTACTGCACATTTTGGAAAATGGCACTTATCCAACACACATGTTGCCGATTCGCCTTCTCCACTAGAATATGGTTATGATGAGTATGGAGCGTTTAATTTACCAAGTAATTTGCATCAAATGCATGCAGATTCTACTTTATATAAAACTATAGATTTTGCAAAACGTCATAAAGACCAACCGTTCTTTATAAATGCTTGGATTCATGCTACGCATACACCTCATTATCCTAAGGAAAAGTATATGGATAAATTTTCTCATTTAAGTGAACAACAACAAGTTTATGCTGCGGTTGTAGCTGAATACGATGAACGCATTGGTGAATTGTTTAAAACATTAAAAGATTTAGGTATTGATAACAATACGCTAGTACTCTTTTCGTCAGATAATGGTCCAGAAATAACCGGAACCAAACTTAAAACTGATGATAATTCTACGGGACCAGGTTTAGGGACTTATTATTCCGTTGGCGAAGCTAAAGAATTAAAAGGTGAGAAACGCTCGTTATTTGCGGGAGGTGTTCGCATACCATTCATTGTTAGGTGGCCAGAAACGATACCTTCAGGGATTGTAAATAAAACAACCGAACTATCAACAGTTGATTTGCTACCTACTTTTGTAAATTTAGCACAGACAGATTTACCAGATGGTTACCAACCAGATGGTGTTAATATTTTAAGTGCTTTAAAAGGTGAAGCGTTTAAACGTGATAAAGCAATTTATTGGAATTGGTTATACTCATCAAATAGACCTGATTTTTGGCCAAGTTCTGCCATTCAAGAAGATAATTGGAAGCTTTTAACAAACAATAAATTGGAAAAAATAGAATTATATAATATTAGTTCAGATTGGGCAGAGCAAAAAGACGTATCTACTGAGTACCCAGAAAAAGTTCGTGATTTAATGATGAAGTTAGAAACTTTCGAAAAGACATTACCAAAAGGCCCTCCAACAAATTGTTTTTCTAAAGCGAGACTTAAAAATGAAACCCTAAATATTCAATAA
- a CDS encoding phage integrase SAM-like domain and Arm DNA-binding domain-containing protein, with protein MASVTPFLVKRPNSKNLHPISIRIIKDRKPSYIYIGQSIKLKQWDSKNRRVRKSHLDHLEINQLILSKLSLANKSLINAEIQEQDLSSKKIKNQIVSKYDNDFFKVAESYLVNIRNRKQFHQLDIEIGRIAVFREFLKNNQLHFKDLNVELLKQFEHFLLSKRNLVARTVANYMITLRTIYNLAISQNITKKELYPFGKGKFQIKFPETKKVGLNREEIKTLENLKGLTKAQEYALYAWLISFYFVGIRISDVLQLK; from the coding sequence ATGGCATCAGTAACACCTTTTTTAGTTAAACGACCAAATTCAAAAAATCTACATCCTATATCAATTAGAATTATAAAGGATCGGAAGCCATCATATATTTATATTGGACAATCTATAAAGTTGAAGCAGTGGGATTCCAAAAATCGAAGGGTAAGAAAATCACATCTAGATCATTTAGAAATTAATCAGCTGATACTTTCAAAACTATCTTTAGCCAACAAAAGTTTGATTAATGCAGAGATTCAGGAGCAGGATTTATCTTCAAAAAAGATAAAAAATCAGATTGTATCGAAATATGATAACGATTTTTTTAAAGTAGCCGAAAGTTACTTGGTAAACATAAGAAACAGAAAGCAGTTTCATCAATTGGATATTGAAATTGGTCGTATAGCAGTGTTTAGAGAATTTCTAAAAAACAATCAACTTCATTTTAAAGATTTGAATGTTGAACTCCTAAAACAATTTGAACATTTTCTGTTAAGTAAAAGAAATTTGGTTGCACGTACTGTGGCTAATTATATGATTACGCTTCGAACTATTTATAATTTAGCTATTAGTCAAAACATCACCAAAAAAGAGTTATACCCTTTTGGAAAAGGGAAATTTCAAATTAAGTTTCCAGAAACAAAAAAGGTAGGATTAAATAGAGAAGAAATAAAAACTTTAGAGAATTTAAAAGGTTTAACAAAAGCTCAAGAGTACGCTTTATATGCATGGTTAATTAGTTTTTATTTTGTAGGAATTCGTATAAGTGATGTATTACAATTAAAGTAG
- a CDS encoding tRNA modification GTPase translates to MKNQILFLLIVILSFNSFAQISFEKGYYIDNSNQKNNCLIKNIDWKNNPTEFEYKLSENIEPKTLTIKEIKEFSINNISKYVRSTVNIDRSSESLSKLSEDKNPIFKEEELFLKVLVEGKANLYQYVDNNLKRYFYNKDNSNIEQLIFKSYKLNESEARKNNRFRQQLWSNLNCSNFKMSKIEGLNYKKNDLLKYFIEYNKCYNNSSTNFEAKQKKDLFNLTLRPRLNSSSLSTQNSSSGSNSVDFDNEIGFGFGIEAEFILPYNKNKWAIAIEPTYQSYKSEKTTNTDNVSGGELIASVDYSSIEIPLSLRHYFFLNNNSKIFVNASFIVDISSNSSIEHKRNDGSIVNLFEIETRTNLGLGVGYKQNDKYSLEIRYQTSREVLGNYTSWDTDYNTLSIIFGYSIF, encoded by the coding sequence ATGAAAAATCAAATTTTATTTCTTTTAATAGTCATTTTAAGCTTTAATTCCTTTGCTCAAATCTCTTTTGAGAAAGGGTATTACATAGACAACTCTAATCAAAAAAATAATTGTTTAATCAAAAATATAGACTGGAAAAATAACCCTACAGAATTTGAGTATAAACTATCGGAAAACATTGAACCTAAAACGTTAACCATAAAAGAAATTAAAGAATTTAGTATTAATAATATTTCAAAATACGTTAGAAGCACTGTTAATATTGATCGGTCTAGCGAGAGTCTCAGTAAATTAAGCGAGGACAAGAATCCTATATTTAAAGAAGAAGAGCTTTTTCTAAAAGTATTAGTTGAAGGTAAAGCGAACTTATATCAATATGTTGACAACAACTTAAAAAGGTATTTCTATAATAAAGATAACTCAAATATTGAACAATTAATTTTTAAAAGCTATAAACTCAATGAAAGTGAAGCTCGCAAAAATAATAGGTTTAGACAACAACTTTGGAGTAATTTAAATTGTTCAAATTTCAAAATGAGTAAAATTGAAGGTTTAAACTACAAAAAAAATGATTTATTAAAATATTTTATAGAGTATAATAAATGTTACAACAATAGTTCAACTAATTTTGAAGCAAAACAAAAAAAAGATTTATTTAATTTAACCCTTAGACCACGTTTAAATAGTTCTTCATTATCAACCCAGAATTCCTCGAGTGGTTCTAATAGTGTTGATTTCGATAATGAAATAGGTTTCGGTTTCGGAATAGAAGCAGAGTTTATTTTACCTTATAATAAAAATAAATGGGCCATTGCAATCGAACCTACTTATCAAAGTTATAAGTCTGAAAAAACAACTAATACCGATAATGTTTCTGGTGGCGAATTAATAGCAAGTGTAGATTATAGTTCTATTGAAATACCTTTAAGTTTAAGACATTATTTCTTTCTAAATAATAATTCTAAAATTTTTGTAAATGCTTCTTTCATTGTTGATATAAGTTCAAATTCTTCAATTGAACATAAAAGAAACGATGGTTCAATTGTAAATTTATTTGAAATTGAAACAAGAACAAATTTGGGTTTAGGAGTTGGCTACAAACAAAATGATAAATATAGTTTAGAGATAAGGTATCAAACAAGTAGAGAGGTTTTAGGTAATTATACCTCTTGGGATACAGACTATAATACATTATCAATCATATTTGGATATTCTATATTCTAA
- a CDS encoding integrase core domain-containing protein, whose product MSRACRVFNKYIFEDLNQVREQTQIWMDDYNHKRPLDSLGKIPPVKYAMLNSFRAKNIENKKCYFRNLNSSI is encoded by the coding sequence ATCAGTAGGGCGTGTCGTGTTTTTAATAAATATATTTTTGAAGACCTAAATCAAGTAAGAGAGCAAACTCAGATATGGATGGATGATTACAATCATAAACGACCACTCGATAGTTTAGGAAAAATACCTCCAGTAAAATATGCTATGCTTAATTCCTTTAGAGCTAAAAACATAGAAAATAAAAAATGTTATTTTAGAAATCTAAACAGTTCTATTTAA
- a CDS encoding permease, which produces MENVLDKPISFLLFVVIGLLLRKKISAGDETNGLKSLILSIVLPATIFIALLKIKIDSNLILFPALALGLNLLLLAISPLLLLIIGIDENSPSGRSAKLLIPSLAPGLSCFPFILEFLGDGALANAAMADLGNKFFVLFLLYLLAVKWHYKKADTQKMPLKSRLKSLLLTLLYEPVNLFIFAALILVSFNISLDSLPNFFGITLSRLSAIMTPLVLIFIGLAVKLKKKQFFEIFSLLILRSAFTLLLISVAVYTFNLVVKNDILVLVAFSLSACSFWPYAHISGIDFKEKDRSEQDKTFNANFAISILALSLPISVLLILGILTANTVFVSPSNLLFLSLFLFFIGIIYPIILKVRKSSFVLDKEQVLEQNVNQ; this is translated from the coding sequence ATGGAAAATGTTTTAGATAAACCTATTTCATTTCTTCTTTTTGTTGTTATAGGGTTACTTTTAAGAAAGAAAATATCGGCAGGCGATGAAACCAATGGATTGAAAAGTTTAATTCTTTCCATTGTTTTACCTGCAACTATATTTATAGCGCTCTTAAAAATAAAAATAGATAGCAATCTCATTCTTTTTCCAGCATTAGCACTTGGCCTAAATTTATTGCTGTTGGCTATTTCTCCTTTATTATTGCTTATCATTGGAATAGATGAAAATTCGCCATCTGGTAGAAGTGCTAAACTTTTAATTCCTAGCCTGGCGCCAGGCTTGTCTTGTTTTCCGTTTATTTTAGAGTTTTTGGGTGATGGAGCTTTAGCAAATGCAGCCATGGCCGATTTAGGTAACAAATTTTTTGTTCTATTTCTGTTATATTTATTGGCTGTAAAATGGCATTATAAAAAGGCAGACACACAAAAAATGCCTTTAAAATCGAGGTTAAAATCGCTTTTACTCACATTACTTTATGAGCCCGTTAATCTTTTTATTTTTGCAGCGCTTATATTGGTTTCATTTAATATCTCATTAGATAGTCTTCCTAACTTTTTTGGTATTACTTTATCTCGATTGAGTGCTATAATGACGCCGTTAGTTCTAATTTTTATTGGTTTAGCTGTGAAGTTGAAAAAGAAACAATTTTTCGAAATATTTTCATTACTTATACTTAGATCAGCATTTACACTTTTACTTATTTCTGTTGCTGTATATACCTTTAATTTAGTCGTTAAAAATGATATACTAGTGCTCGTTGCTTTTTCTTTAAGCGCATGTAGTTTTTGGCCTTATGCACACATTTCTGGTATAGATTTTAAAGAGAAAGATCGTTCGGAGCAGGATAAAACCTTTAATGCTAATTTTGCAATATCCATATTGGCCTTATCATTACCCATATCGGTTTTACTTATTTTAGGGATTCTTACCGCAAATACAGTGTTTGTTTCACCATCTAACTTGTTATTTCTAAGTTTATTTTTATTTTTTATAGGTATCATTTACCCTATTATTTTAAAGGTTAGAAAAAGTTCGTTTGTTCTTGATAAAGAACAAGTTTTAGAACAAAATGTAAATCAATAA
- a CDS encoding pyridoxal phosphate-dependent aminotransferase: MKSKQFSRRDLLKKGGLSLFTLALMPNDVWSANVIEAQKSKSLFLYSSKNTFNEFTPPVLNEIEDSLVILRSNENPYGPPPEAAKAFQNEVFKGNRYAWNTLKELEAKIVKNEGVTPDQILMGPGSSDLLEKVGMVFFSEGGNVVSADPSYMSLIVVAKSVGGEWKSYKLLDDAQHDLDAMEAGVDENTKLVYICNPNNPTGSITDAKKLKEFCRRVSKKVPVFVDEAYIELSKNGIKDSMNSLVAEGENVIVARTFSKIHGMAGLRIGYVIGKKETLERISEITRGGMGITGPTIAAASTSLDNDAFLIDCKAKITEARDYTMSYLKSEKFSYLPSETNFIIFEISMDGEKFLEKIYGKNVAVRAFKFWDKNWCRVSIGTLDEMKAFTNAISEIFA; the protein is encoded by the coding sequence ATGAAATCAAAGCAATTTAGTAGAAGAGATTTGTTAAAAAAAGGAGGGCTTTCTTTATTTACTTTAGCATTAATGCCAAATGATGTTTGGAGTGCTAATGTTATAGAAGCTCAAAAAAGCAAAAGTCTTTTTTTATATAGTTCTAAGAATACATTTAATGAATTTACACCACCTGTATTAAATGAAATTGAAGACTCCTTAGTGATTTTAAGATCTAATGAAAACCCTTATGGTCCACCACCAGAAGCAGCAAAAGCATTTCAGAATGAAGTATTTAAAGGAAATAGATATGCTTGGAACACCTTAAAAGAACTCGAAGCTAAAATTGTAAAGAATGAAGGCGTAACACCAGATCAAATTTTAATGGGACCTGGTTCTTCAGATTTATTAGAAAAAGTAGGCATGGTGTTTTTTAGTGAAGGTGGCAATGTTGTTAGTGCCGACCCAAGTTATATGTCGCTTATTGTAGTTGCAAAATCGGTAGGAGGTGAGTGGAAGTCTTATAAATTATTAGACGATGCTCAACACGATTTAGATGCTATGGAAGCAGGAGTAGATGAGAACACAAAACTTGTTTATATCTGTAACCCTAATAACCCAACGGGTTCAATTACCGATGCAAAAAAATTAAAAGAATTTTGCCGTAGAGTATCAAAGAAAGTGCCTGTTTTTGTAGATGAAGCCTATATCGAACTTTCAAAAAATGGTATAAAGGATTCTATGAACAGCTTAGTTGCAGAAGGTGAAAACGTTATTGTGGCGCGTACATTCTCTAAAATTCATGGTATGGCTGGTTTACGTATTGGCTATGTTATAGGTAAAAAAGAAACTTTAGAACGAATTAGTGAAATTACTCGTGGCGGAATGGGCATTACAGGGCCAACTATTGCTGCTGCTTCTACTAGCCTTGATAATGATGCATTTTTAATCGATTGTAAAGCAAAAATTACGGAAGCTAGAGATTATACCATGTCGTATTTAAAATCTGAAAAATTCTCGTATTTACCTTCTGAAACGAACTTCATTATTTTTGAAATCTCTATGGATGGAGAAAAATTCTTAGAAAAAATTTATGGTAAAAATGTTGCTGTAAGAGCTTTTAAATTTTGGGATAAAAACTGGTGTAGAGTAAGTATTGGAACTCTAGATGAAATGAAAGCTTTTACTAATGCTATTAGCGAAATCTTTGCCTAA
- a CDS encoding DUF3592 domain-containing protein gives MKHHILTILVLVVFNTLTIYAQDKIEYLEAQATITALTSKVRARNSTEKASITFVTQGGDTILSSAKLLHIPFLGSFKKVGDQITVNYQKSNPYLVQSTNELFVRTYGLYILIGFGVVISAYRIIKISKNKLLS, from the coding sequence ATGAAACATCACATATTAACCATTTTAGTCTTAGTCGTTTTTAACACACTTACAATATATGCTCAAGATAAAATCGAGTATTTAGAAGCCCAAGCAACCATTACGGCATTAACTTCTAAAGTTAGAGCCAGAAACTCTACAGAAAAAGCTTCTATTACTTTCGTTACGCAAGGTGGCGACACCATTTTAAGTTCGGCTAAATTACTTCATATTCCATTTTTGGGATCTTTTAAAAAGGTAGGAGATCAAATTACGGTTAATTATCAAAAATCAAATCCTTATCTAGTTCAAAGTACTAATGAATTATTTGTGAGAACTTATGGCCTTTATATTTTAATTGGGTTTGGTGTTGTTATTTCTGCATATAGAATTATCAAAATTTCAAAAAATAAATTATTAAGTTAA
- a CDS encoding DUF1266 domain-containing protein, whose translation MKILKLKSIALMLVAVVGISCGSKTDKKPLQDETLSSFMLGGIYFTNGYGGIAEVNNMLSDYKTDEDIVAGYKELYEFPFERTDKSGAQRMLRSMWDITNKSTLLESITDLQTRDYKYKSWDYARIINNACMGYASGYLNKEEVKEIGIKTLELARQKYASWEAYYTDFNLGREDWNPEDDDKKAFEELSKNIFKAEKSVYKILPLQLKK comes from the coding sequence ATGAAAATTTTAAAACTGAAAAGTATTGCCTTAATGTTAGTTGCTGTTGTTGGAATCTCTTGTGGATCTAAAACCGATAAAAAGCCATTACAAGATGAAACTTTAAGTAGTTTTATGTTGGGGGGTATCTATTTTACAAATGGTTATGGAGGTATAGCTGAAGTGAATAATATGCTAAGTGATTATAAAACAGACGAAGATATTGTAGCAGGGTATAAAGAATTATATGAATTTCCTTTTGAAAGAACCGATAAATCTGGTGCTCAACGTATGTTAAGAAGCATGTGGGATATAACCAATAAATCAACCTTATTAGAATCTATTACAGATTTACAAACTAGAGATTATAAATATAAATCGTGGGACTATGCACGAATAATTAATAATGCTTGTATGGGGTATGCATCTGGATATTTAAATAAGGAAGAAGTTAAAGAAATAGGCATAAAAACATTAGAGTTAGCCCGCCAAAAGTATGCTAGTTGGGAAGCATACTATACCGATTTTAACTTAGGAAGAGAAGATTGGAACCCTGAGGATGATGATAAAAAAGCATTTGAAGAATTATCAAAGAATATCTTTAAGGCAGAAAAATCTGTTTATAAAATATTACCGTTGCAATTAAAGAAATAG
- a CDS encoding arylsulfotransferase family protein: MKNRFKLNLLITKSLLLIVIIAMFTGCSSDDSENNESDYTGEIDTSTYLLVIDQTGQGADLINHDGDEIFSWDFDASIGNDASLLDDGSMIVCLKADDATITFGGYGGVFQKINADQTIDWEVSYSTTEQTAHHDVEYLSNGNIIFPVWEAVSDATVMGFSGSQDIYPEAIIEMNPLTEEIVWEWHVTDHLIQDYDSTKLNYGTVQDNPNKVDINYNSAQENGDIMHINGITVDEDNDIIYLTINNYSEIWVLDHSTTTTEAATNTGGNYNLGGDLIYRFGNPLAYDNIGDVTINDVHYPNLLDTGNMLVFSNNIYDEQSAVFEYQLNPPYQLVSGQDNEPEIVWSFTDSELYSSGLGGAVRTPNGNTLIAEGRDGTVWEVSDSGEVLWKYAEYDTIWRVYSIPVDDDALSSLGIN, translated from the coding sequence ATGAAAAACAGATTTAAATTAAATTTATTAATTACCAAGAGTTTATTACTTATTGTAATTATCGCAATGTTTACAGGGTGTAGTAGTGATGATTCTGAAAACAACGAAAGCGATTATACTGGAGAAATAGATACCTCAACTTATCTTTTAGTAATTGATCAAACAGGACAAGGCGCAGATCTAATTAATCATGACGGTGATGAAATTTTTAGCTGGGACTTTGACGCGAGCATAGGAAATGATGCCAGCTTATTAGATGACGGAAGTATGATTGTGTGCTTAAAAGCGGACGATGCCACAATTACCTTTGGTGGTTATGGTGGCGTATTTCAAAAAATAAATGCAGACCAAACCATAGACTGGGAGGTGTCTTACAGTACTACCGAACAAACAGCCCACCACGATGTAGAATACTTATCTAACGGGAATATCATATTTCCTGTATGGGAAGCTGTAAGCGATGCAACCGTAATGGGCTTTTCTGGAAGTCAAGATATTTACCCTGAGGCTATTATAGAAATGAATCCTTTAACCGAAGAAATTGTTTGGGAATGGCATGTTACAGATCATTTAATTCAGGACTACGACAGTACTAAACTTAATTACGGTACAGTACAAGACAACCCTAATAAAGTAGATATAAACTATAATAGCGCTCAAGAAAATGGTGACATTATGCACATAAATGGTATTACGGTTGATGAAGATAACGATATCATCTATTTAACGATTAATAATTATAGTGAAATTTGGGTACTAGACCATAGTACAACAACTACCGAGGCAGCTACAAATACTGGCGGAAATTATAACTTAGGTGGTGACTTAATTTACCGTTTTGGTAACCCATTAGCATATGATAATATTGGAGACGTAACTATAAACGATGTACATTATCCTAATTTATTAGATACGGGTAATATGCTAGTCTTTTCAAACAATATATACGATGAGCAATCGGCTGTTTTTGAATATCAATTAAACCCGCCTTATCAACTTGTTAGTGGTCAAGACAACGAGCCAGAAATTGTTTGGTCTTTCACAGATTCTGAATTATACAGTTCTGGATTAGGAGGAGCGGTACGTACGCCTAACGGAAATACGCTTATTGCTGAAGGTAGAGACGGAACTGTTTGGGAAGTTTCAGATAGCGGAGAAGTGCTATGGAAATATGCGGAATACGATACTATATGGAGAGTTTACTCTATACCTGTAGATGACGATGCACTTTCTTCTTTAGGTATTAATTAA